The genomic DNA TTCGGTATGCGGGTGATCGTCTACCGGCGCAACGGTGAGACCGTGCCCGACAATGTCGACGTGCTGCTCGCCGCGGACAACGGCGACACCATCGACCCGCTGGTCAACCAGTCCGATGTCATCATGCTGGCCACCCAGCTCACCGATGCCACCTACCACCTCTTCGACGGGCCGCGGTTCGCGCAGATGAAGTCCAGTGCCTTCATCATCAACCTCGCGCGCGGGGCGGTGATCGACACCGCAGCCCTGATCGACGCGCTGAACCGTGGTGAGATCGCCGGTGCCGGTCTGGACGTGTTCGAAGAGGAGCCGCTGCCGGCCGATTCGCCGTTGTGGGATGCCCCCAATCTGGTGCTCACGCCCCACATGACCCCCCGGATGCCGGACAAGACCCAACGTTCGATCAACACCATCGTCGAGAACGTCCGCCGGTACCGCGCCTGCGAGCCCCTGCTCAACGCCATCACTCCCCGCGATGCTTTCACCCGCAGTCCGCTCCTGGCCCCTGCCCTCGGTGCAGAGTTGCCCTCCCACGAAAAGGAGAACCGCCCATGACGACGATGTCATCGCGAGTCGCGGCGCTCGCCGTCGCCACCCTGCTCCTGTCGACTGCCTGCGGCAGCGGTACCACCGGCGGTGCGCCCGCCGACGGTAATCTGACCATCGTGGTCGCCGTCGAACCTGTGTCCCTGGACCCGTGCGACACCCAGGACGCGGCCAATGCGGTGGTGCTGCGCTCCAACGTGACCGAGTCGCTCACGCGAATCGACCCCGCCAGTGGTGAAGTGGTGCCGCTGCTGGCCGAGTCCTGGGTCCAGAAAGACCCCAACACATGGACTTTCACCCTCCGCGACGGGGTGACGTTCCACGACGGGACACCGTTCGACGCCGAGGCTGCCGCGGCCAGTATCCGGCGGGTGGTCGACCCCGAGCTGAACTGCCAGAACCTCGACCAGTTCCCCTACCCGCTCACCGTCACTGCCGTCGATTCCACCACACTCGACATCACCTCGGAGACACCGGATTCCATCCTGCCGGTGCGCATCAGCTACGCGGACATCGGTGCGCCCAGCACTCCGGCCGACAGCAAGACCACCGAACCGGTGGGCACCGGACCCTTTGCCTTCTCCGACCGGGTGCAGGGCGAGTCGGTCACCCTGGCCCGCTACGACGGCTACTGGGGCGAGGCGCCCGAGGCCAACGGTGTCCGGTATGTCTACCGCGCAGAACCGTCGGTCCGGGCCGGCATGGCCCGCACGGGGGAAGCCAGTCTGGCGGTACCGATTTCGGTGCAGGATGCCACCGATGACGACCGCACCCGGGAGTACAGCGACAACCGGGTGTTTTTCCTGCGTACCCCCACCGAGAAGGCCCCCTTCACCGACGTCCGGGTGCGCCAGGCCGCGGCCTATGCGATCGACAAGGACACCATTGTCGGCACCCTGATGCAGCGTTCTGGGCAGCCCACCGATCAGATCGTGGCCGCCAGCGTCAACGGCTTCGTCGAGGGCTATGAAGGGCCGGGCTTCGACCCCGAACGGGCCAAAGCGCTCCTGGCCGAAGCCAGGGCCGACGGTGTGGATGTCGACGCCGCGTTCGACCTGGTGACCCGCCCGGATCTGTTCCCGGGTTCCGACGAGGTGATCCAGTACGTCCACCAGAACCTGCAGGATGTCGGCTTCAACGTCGACATCCTGAGCCTGGACACCGACGCCTGGCTGCAACTGCTGCGCGCACCCTTCCCCGCCGATCAGAAGCCCAACATCATCGCGATCTCGCACGACAACGTGACGGGCGACGCCAGTTTCACCTTTCCGAAGTACATGGCCGGTGACGGATCCAACTCCACCATCCGCAGCCCCGAGATCGACACCCTGCTGCGCGAGGCCGAGCTGGCGGTCGGCGAGGACCGGGCCCGGCTCTACCAGGAGGCGGCAACCTATCAGTACAACGAGATCGCCGGATTCGTGCCGCTGGCACTGCAATCGAAGCTGCTGATGCTCGGACCCGGAGTCGAGTACGAACCGAACGGACTCACCGGTGTCGAACTCCGGGTCTCCGACATCACCTTCGCCGACTGATATCCCATGGGGACCTTCTTGCTTCGCCGACTCGCCGCCAGTGCGGTGACGGTGGTCGGCGTCGTGGTGATCGTGTTCTTCCTGGCCCGGATCACCGGGAACCCGGCCAACCTGTATCTGCCCGAAGGCGCCAGCCCGGAACGCTATGCCCAGTTCAATGCGCAGCACGGGTTCGACCTGCCGCTGTGGCAGCAGTTCCTGCGGTTCCTCGGCGGTGCCGTGCGACTGGACTTCGGCGACTCCATCTGGCAGCAGCGGCCTGCCCTTCAGGCCGCTGCGGAGGCCATGCCGCCGACACTGGCACTGGCGGTGATCGCACTGGCTGTCTCGCTGGTGCTCGCGGTTCCGTTGGGCGCCATCGCCGCCCGCCGCAAATTCAAGGCGGTCGACAAGGCGATCACCTTCTCCTCGCTGACCTCTGCCAGCGTTCCCGACTTCTGGTTCGCGCTGGTGGGCGTGCTCTTCCTGTCCATCCAGCTGGGTCTGCTGCCGACCTCGGGTGCCGCCTCACCGGCGGCCTGGGTGCTGCCGGTGGCCACCCTGACCCTGGCGCCGCTGGGGGTGCTGGTCCAGGTGACCCGTGGGGCCATGATCGATTCGCTGGCGTCAGGATACGTCCAGAATGCGCGGGCACGGGGATTCACCGGCAACCGGTTGGTTTACCGACACGCGCTGCGCAACGCCGCCCTGCCCATCATCACCGTCGCCGGTGATCGCGCGGCGGGCATGGTCAACGGTGCGATCATCGTGGGCACCGTGTTCGCGTTCCCCGGCATCGGAACGTTGATCGTCGGCGCCGTACTCAACCGCGACTTCGCACTCATCCAGGCCAGCGTGTTCATCGTCGGTATCGCGGTGGTGCTGCTGAACATTCTGGTGGACCTCACCTACGCACTGGCTGACGCCCGTGTGCGGATCAGTTGAGACGAGGCAGGTTACCCATGATCCCCACTCAGTCCGCCCCGGCCGCGGCCCCGGGCCCGGCCACCGGTGGCGCGACGACGGCCGGCCGCAGCGCCCGCCGCACCTACGCCGCCGACCTCAAACTGCTCATCCGCTCGGCCAGTGCACTGGCAAGCCTGATCTGGCTGCTGGCGCTGATCCTGATTGCGGCCGTGTTCCCGCTGTTCATCACCGACGCCGCCAACCACCAGGATCTCGCCCTGCGGTTCCTGCCGCCGTTCACCGTCGACCACGGCCTGTCGTTCGTGCTCGGCGCCGACAGCCTCGGCCGGCCGATCCTGTTGCAGCTCATCGTCGGGGCGCGGACCTCACTGCTGGTGGCGGCGTGCACCGTCGCGCTGTCGGCGCTGGTGGGCACCGTGATCGGCATCGTCTCGGGCTACTACGGCGGCTGGGCCGACACAGTGCTGATGCGCCTGGCCGACATCCTGCACACGGTGCCCTCACTGCTGCTCGCGCTGGCGGTGCTCTATGTGCTGCAGCCGAGCATCACCAACCTCGTGCTCGTGCTCGCGGTCACCCGGATTCCGGTCTACCTGCGCACCGCCCGTGCCCAGACACTGGAACTGCGGGAGCGGGTGTTCGTCGAATCCTCGCGCTCCATCGGTGCTTCCGACTGGCGCATCATGGCCAAGGACATCACCCCCATGGTCACCCCCACCATGCGGACGCTGGCCATGCTGGAAGTGGCCAACGTGATCCTGGCGGCTGCCAGCCTGAGCTTTCTGGGGATCGGCCTGCAGAGACCGGATGTCGACTGGGGGATGATGGTCTCCGACGGCCGGTCCTACCTCAGCGTCGCGTGGTGGGTGACCGTCTTCCCAGGACTGACCATCGTGGCCACCGCGCTGGCGGCCAACCTGCTGTCCAACTGGCTGCGGGCCATCGAAGATCCCACTCAGCGAGGCTTTTTCGTGAAACCGGCCAAGCGCACCACGAAGACGGCACGGTCATGACGGCGGGAACGCCGGCGCTGTCGGTTGATGATCTGCGTATCACCTTCCAGACCGAGAAAGGTGAGGTCGAAGCCGTTCGGGGTGTCTCGTTCACCCTGGCGCAGGGCGAGAGCTTGGCGCTGCTAGGGGAGAGCGGTTCGGGAAAGACGGTGACGGGACGGTCGCTGCTGGGCCTGGTCGATCACCCCGGGCGGGTCAGCGGATCCATCCGCTACCAGGGTGAGCAGATTGTCGGCCGCAGCGAGGAGCAACTGCGCCAGGTACGCGGCGTCGGGATGTCGATGGTGTTCCAGGATTCCCTGGACAGCCTCAACCCGGTGTTCTCCGTCGGCGCGCAACTCACCGAGATCCTGCGGGTGCGCCGCGGTGCGTCGCGACAGGAGGCCCGCGCCGAGGCGCTGCGTCTCATGGATGCGGTGGGCATTCCCGACCCGGAGAACCGCATCCGCGACTACCCGCACCAGTTCTCCGGCGGGATGCGCCAACGCATCTGCATCGCGATGGCGATCGCGCTGAATCCGCGGTTGCTGATCGCCGATGAACCGACCACTGCGCTGGACGTGACGGTCCAGGCGGGCATCCTGAAACTGTTGCGGCAGTTGCAGAAAGAGCGCCTAATGTCGCTCATCTTCGTGACGCACGACCTGGCGGTGGCACGGCTGGTCGCCGACTCGGTGCTGGTGATGTATCGCGGTGAGATAGTCGAGCGGGGCGTACTCGAGCAGGTGTTCGCCGCACCGCGGCATCCGTACACCAAGGCGTTGCTGGCCGCGCACCCCGCGCGGGCCCGGCGGTGGCAGGATCTGCGCTCACTGGCCGACGACGAGATCCAGCAGATGCCCCCGTCCGAGACCGATGCCGTGCTCACGCCTGCCGCGGCCGAGACGATCCTGGAGCAAGGAGCAGTCCATGACCCCCGCTGACGGACCGGTGCTGCAGGTTGAGGGACTGGTCAAGGAGTTCACCGGGGGCCGCGGGCGCGGCCGGACCACGGTGCGCGCGGTCAACGGGGTCAGCTTCTCGTTGTGGGCCGGTGAATGTCTGGCCATCGTCGGCGAGTCCGGCTCGGGCAAGTCGACGCTGGCACGATCGGTGCTGCGGTTGGTGGAGCCCGATGCCGGCTCGGTGCTGTTCCGCGGAAAGGATCTGCTGGCGCTCTCGCCGTCTGAGATGCGCTCGCAGCGGCGGCATCTGCAGATGATCTTCCAGGACCCGTACGCTTCGTTACATCCAAGACGCACTGTGGCACAGTTGATCTCCGAGCCGTGGGTGGTGCACAAGGACGTCTTCACCGATTCCCCGGCCGAGCGCGCGGCCCGAGTGCTCGACCTGCTCCGGCAGGTGGGGTTGCCGGAGTCGTTTGCCGACGAGTACCCGAGTCGGCTGTCCGGAGGGCAGCGGCAACGGGTGGCCATCGCCAGGGCGATCGGTCTGAACCCCCAGGTGCTCGTCCTGGACGAGCCGGTCTCGGCGCTGGACGTGTCGATCCAGGCTCAGATCATCAAGCTGCTGATGACGCTGCGCGAGCAGTTACAGCTGGCGTATCTGTTCATCAGCCACGATCTCGCGCTGGTCCGGCTCGTCGCCGACAAGGTGCTGGTGCTCTACCGCGGGGACGTGGTGGAGGCGGGCGACACCGCGACCATCTTCGCCGATCCTCAGCACGAGTACACCCGCACGTTGTTGGCTGCCTCCCCGACGTTGGACGCTCCCGTCGGGCACTGAGGCTCAGTCCGTGGGGGCCGGGCCGGTGGACCCGCGCACCAACAGGTGTGGACGGGTGACCTGCTGGACTTCGATGTCTTCGCCGAGCAGGTTGAGCAGCTTGGTGGCCACCGCGCGGCCGCGTTGCACCGCGTCGCGCTGGACCGTGGTCAGGGTGGGGTCGATCCACGCCCCGATGGGCAGACCGTCGAATCCGACCACCGAGAGTTGTTCGGGCACAGCCACTCCGCGTCCACGGGCGGCGCTGATGCCGGCGATCGCCATCGGGTCGGAGCCGTAGATGATGGCGGTGGGTTGCGCGTCGGTGCCATCCAGCAACACGGTGGTGCGCTCGGCGGCGTTCTCCGGGGTGTAGTCGGCGGCGATGGAGGCGATGGGCCGCAGCCCCTGGGTCGACATGGTGGCTTCGAACATCAGTCGGCGTTCGCGTGCCTGCACACGGTCATCCGGTCCGCCGATGTAGGCGATGCGTCGGTGACCCAGCTGCACCAGATGCGCTACGGCGTCGTCGATTCCGGCGCCCGGAGGATCGGAGTCCATGTGCGGCACCGGGTCTCCTTCGTCCGGTGTGCCGATCAGCACCGCCGGCAGACCCAGAGACCGCATGAGCGCGAAACGGCCGTCGCCGTAGCGGCTGTCGGTCAGGATCACCCCGTCGACCCGGCGTTCGTCGGCCATCATCCGGTAGGCGCGGGCCTCATCCTCGGGGGTGCGGTCGATCAGATAGAGCAGCAGGCCGTACCCGGCGGGTGCCAGCACCGATTCCAGGCCCGAGATCAACAGCGAACTGGTGGCACCGATCTCGAGCGCCCCCGGCCGATTGAGGACCAGTCCGACGGTCCTGCTGCGGGACCGCCGCAGCGCCACCGCGGCGGTGCTCGGCGTCCAGTTCAGCTTGTCCGCGGCCTCGTGGATCCGCGCCGCGGTGGGTGCGGAGATCCGGCCGGAGTTGTTGAACACCTTGGACACTGCGGCGCGGGAAACACCGGCCAGTGCGGCGACGTCGGCGATCGTCGGGCGTCTGCCGGTTCCCGGCGGGGGCACACTGCGTTCATTGCCCATGGTGGTCTCATCTCGCGGGTCGTACAACAGGTGCTGACAGCTCAGGGTAATCGATCTACCACACCCCGGCACAACTGTCAGACCCGTTTCCTGCGCTGCGCCCGACGCGCGCTCTGCAGCAGCTTGGTCTGCCTGCGGGTGCGCGACACCATCCCCTCGGTCCACCACCGCGCCAGCGGCACCACGATGAGCACGACGATCGGGTACACCAGGCCCCAGGCGTCACCGTCGTAGGCCGCGATCACCAGCAGCAGCACTGCCGCTGCCATCAGGATCGCCGTCATGGCCTGATCGCGGCGCTTGTTGGCCTTGTTCCGGTCCAGGTAGACCGTGCCCAGCCGCAGCGCGGCCTTGAGCACCTCGGGGTCTTCCGGCGCGGGGCCCGAGGTGCTGGCCCGCACGGCCGCCGACCGCTGAGCCGGCGACAGCCCCTGCACCTGGGCGGAGTAGGTCTGGCGGGTGTCCTGGGTGCGCCAGGTCAGCATCGCCGCGAACGCGATGGTGAACACGACGAAGAACAGGGTGCCCGCCGGCCAGTTCAGCAGGATCGGCCGGTGGGACTCGTCGGCGGAGAACATGCTCGCCATGACCGCGACCACGGCTCCCACCAGCGCCCAGCACAGCGCCTGCACCCACAGTGGAGCCAGCAGTATTCGCATGGCTGCATTATCCCTGTGAGTTCGGCGCGCTTCCGACCGCTCACCGGTTACAAGCGCGCCGAAGTCGCTAGAAGTAGCGGGGGAACGGGGTCCAGTCGGGGTCGCGCTTCTCCAGGAACGCGTCGCGGCCCTCGACGGCCTCGTCGGTCATGTAGGCCAGCCGGGTGGCTTCCCCGGCGAACAGCTGCTGGCCCACCAGACCGTCGTCGAGCAGGTTGAACGCGTACTTCAACATCCTCTGGGCCTGCGGGGACTTGCCGTTGATGGTGGCAGCCCACTCCAGCGCGACGGTCTCGAGGTCGGCGTGGTCGACGACGCGGTTGACCGCACCCATCTGGTGCATCTGCTCGGCGGTGTAGGCCTCACCGAGGAAGAAAATCTCACGGGCGAACTTCTGGCCCACCTGCCGCGCCAGATATGCGCTGCCGAACCCGCCGTCGAAGCTGCCCACGTCGGCGTCGGTCTGCTTGAAGCGGGCGTGCTCGCGGGAGGCCAGCGTCAGATCGCACACCACGTGCAGCGAGTGCCCGCCGCCGGCGGCCCAGCCGTTGACCAGACAGATCACCGGCTTGGGCATGAAGCGGATCAGCCGCTGCACCTCCAGGATGTGCAGCCGGCCCGCGCGTGCGACGTCCACCGAGTCCGCGGTCTCACCGCTGGCGTACTGGTAGCCGCTGCGGCCGCGGATGCGCTGATCACCTCCGGAACAGAACGCCCAGCCGCCGTCCTTGGGGGACGGGCCGTTGCCGGTCAGCAGCACCACGCCCACGGTCGGATCCATCCGCGCGTGATCGAGGGCCTGGTACAGCTCGTCGACGGTGTGCGGACGGAACGCGTTGCGCACCTCGGGCCGGTCGAACGCCACCCGGACCGTCGCGTCGGCCTTGGCCCGGTGATAGGTGATGTCGGTGAAATCGAAGCCGGCCACCGGCTCCCACTTCGAGGGGTCGAAAGGGTTCACGGGGTCACACGGTATCGAACCGGAACACCGCGCAACGCCCCGCCAGTGCTTCGAACTCCTCGGGCCTGCCCTCGGTGACCAGTCCCGCGTTCTTCATGAAGCTGACGCCGGTGGGCACCTTGTCGGGGAACATGTACAGCAATGGCCGCGCTTCCTCGACCGACATCTCCACCATGCGCACCTGTTCGCTGCGGCGTCCCTGCGTCAGCACCGCATTCGGATTGGCCCTGGCGTTGCGCACCCAGTCCGCCCCCGGGAAACCGCCCACCACATAACGCTTTCCGTCGACGTACATCGGTGTGATCGGGGTGGACCGCGGCTTGCCCGACGTGCGTCCGATCACCGTCAGCACCAGTGGGCCCTCTTTCCCGAAGATCGGGATCCCGGCCTTTTGGGCGACCATGAAGACCTTGTTCATCGGTTTGAGCCACCACGGTGGACGGGGATCGGCCATGCTGACGAGATTAGACCTCGAAGCCGAAATCGCGCACGGCGCGCAGCAAACCGTCCGGGCGCTCGGCCGTGGGCAGCGGATCCACCAGGGCGAAGCCGCAACCCACCGCGCGGGCGCCGCCGTCGGCTTCATCGCTGTCGCCCACCATCACGGTGTCGGCCGCCGCGACCCCCAGCCGCTGCAGGGCCGCGGTGAAGATCGCCGAGTCGGGTTTGACCGCGCCCACTTCGAACGAGAGCACGAATTCGTCGACGTGCTTGTCGGCGCCGATGGCCGCGAACGCGGGCCGGATGTCGAAGGCGATGTTGGACACCACCGCGGTCTTGATGCCGTGAGCTGCCAGCGTGGAGAGCACCTGTGCGGTGTCCGGGTAGGGCGTCCACGAGGCCGGGTCGATGACGCGTTGATACAGCGATTCGGCGTGGTGGTCGGCGACGCCGGATTCCCGCAGTACGTGGAGGTAAGCCTCGCGGTGCAGGTGTGGGGCCAGGTCGCGGTTGCACCAGGCGTGGTACTCCTGCGGGCCCATCTCCACCGATCGCCCGGTGGGCGCGGTCAGCCGGCGCATCAGCTCGGCCTGGACGTGACCGTCCACCTCCCGGTCGTCGACGGAGATGCCGGCAAACCAGCTCGGATCCTCCTCGAGGCGGAACAGGGTGCCGGAGAAATCGAACATCGCAGCGGTGTGGGGCACCCTCCCATGCTGCCATCGGCCTCGCGCTGATTTGGTTGAAGTCTTGTTTTCTGGATACCTCTTCGCTGTGAGTCTGTTCTCGGGGGCAGGTGTGGTGATTCCCGCACACAATGAGAAGGCGAATCTGCCGCGCACCCTGCGGGCCGTGATCACCGCTGCGGCCGGGGCGCTGATCCCGGTGCACATCGTGGTGGTGCTGGACAACTGCGACGACAACAGCGAGCAATTGGCGGCCATGTTCGGCACGCAGGTCCACTTCGTCACCGTCGACGCCGGCAATGTCGGTGCGGCCCGGGCGGCCGGGTTCAGCTATGTCCGTTCGTTGGGCACCACCGACGAGGACATGTGGTACGCCACCACCGACGCCGACACCCGGGTGGACCCGGACTGGCTGATCCGCCAGCTCGACGTGTGTTCGTCCGAGGGCGCCGACATGGTGCTCGGTGTGGTGCGGATCGCCGACTGGCGGCGGCTGCCGGTGGCAGTCCTGCGGCGGTACGTGCGCGGGTACGAGAGCAAGTCCGATCACGTGCACGGCGCGAACATGGGCTTTCGTGCCGACGCCTACTGGAAGGTGGGCGGATTCCAGCCGCTGCGTAGCAAGGAGGACGTGGACCTCGTGCAGCGGTTCACCGCGGCCGGCCTGCGGGTGCGCCACGAACCGAAGCTGTCGGTGGCCACCTCGGCGCGACCGCAGGGCCGTGCCCCGGGCGGCTTCGCCGCGCACCTGCGATCGCTGAACAAGGACTCCGCGTGACGGTTCGGCAGTGGCTGGAGGCCGGGCTGCTGGACCTGCCGCTGCCGGGCTCCGGTGCCACAGCACAGCGCTGGCGGCGGTTGGCCGACCTCGCCGAACAGGACCTGGTGGCCGCCCGCTTGGCCGAGGCGCATTGTGATGCGGTGGCCATCTTGGCCGAGCTGGGCGCCAAACCGCCCGCGCCGCACGAGCTCTGGGGGGTGTGGGCGGCCGAGGCGCCGGACGCGGTGGTGACGGTTCGCGACGGGGGCGTCCTCGACGGTGTCAAAGCATGGTGTTCCGGCGCGGGTCTGTGCACGCACGCTCTGGTGACCGCCCAGGGTGGGTTGTACGCCGTCGCAGTGGCCGACACCGAACCGCAGCCCTCGACGTGGGCCAACGCCGGCATGTCCGGAAGTGACACGCGCGCGGTGCGATTCGACGGAGTGCGGGCCACCTACATCGGCGACTACCTGGATCGTCCTGGGTTCTGGCACGGTGCCATCGGGGTGGCCGCGTGCTGGCTCGGGGGAGCGCGGGCGGTGGCGGCCCCGCTGTATCGCAAGGCCCGCGATGAGCACGCCCTGGCGCACCTGGGTGCTGTCGACGCCGCACTGGCCGCTGCCGACGCCGTCCTCGAGGTGGCAGCCGATCGGATCGACGCCGATCCGGGCGCCGACGCGCAGGTCCTGGCGCGGCGCGCCCGCGCCGTTGTCGAAGACGCTGTGGACCAGGCGATCACGCGTACCGGGCGGGCGCTCGGACCTGGCCCGTTGTGCGCCGACGCCGCTCACGCCCAGCGCGTGGCGGATCTGAGCATCTATGTCCGGCAGAGCCACGCCGAGCGTGATCTTGCCGAGCTGGGCCGCCGGGTGACGTCGGCGTGAGCAACGGAGCCCGGTTCGTGGCCCGGCCGCTGGCCGGTGGGGGCACCCCGACAGCAGACTGGCTGCGCGCGCAGCCGTTGCCGGTGTTGGACCTCTCCGACTGTCCCGGCCTGGTGGTGGTGGCCGCGCATCCCGACGACGAGACGCTGGGGCTGGGCGGCACGCTGGCGCAACTGGCGGCCCGCGGTGTCGAGGTCTCGGTGGTGTCGGTCACCGACGGCGGGGCCGCGGACGTCGCAGGTATCGACCAGCGCAGCCTCGAGCAGCAGCGGCGCAACGAGTTGAACTGTGCTGCAGAGATTCTCGGAGTCAACAGGGTGACCCGGCTGGGCTTGGCCGACGGTGCGGTGGCGGACGACGAGGATCGCCTGGTCGACCTGCTGGTCGAGATCCTGGCCGGTGAGCAGGTGTGGTGCGCGGCGACCTGGCGCGGCGACGGCCATCCCGACCACGAGGCGGTGGGCCGTGCGGCGGCCGTCGCCGCCCAGCGGGCCGGGGTGACGTTCGTCGAGTATCCGGTGTGGATGTGGCACTGGGCGGCGCCGGCGGATCCGGACGTGCCCTGGCATCGGGCGGTCTCGGTGCCCCTGGACCCCCCGGCGCTGGAGCGCAAAGAGATTGCAGCGCAGTGCTTCCAGAGCCAGTTCGCGGGAATCGACCCGGTGTTGCCGCCGTTCGTCCTGCCCCGCCTGATGGCGGTGGGGGAGGTGCTGTTCCGGTGAGACTGCCCGATGAGTACTTCCAGCGTATGTACGCCCAATCCGACGATCCGTGGCACCTGGCGACCCGCTGGTATGAGCAGCGCAAGTACGCCATCACCATGTCGTTGCTGCCGCGGCCGCGTTACCGGCATGCCTTCGAACCGGGCTGTTCGGTCGGCACTGTCACCGCACACTTGGTGCAGCGCTGCGATCACGTCACTGCCATCGATGTGGCGCAGGCGGCGCTG from Mycolicibacterium tokaiense includes the following:
- a CDS encoding D-2-hydroxyacid dehydrogenase, translated to MSNIRTISTVLSTVPFTEAEIDQLRAAFAPAEFVWCPSDDDATIAAVLERADVAVLEGDLDDRFVAAPQLRWVHCDHSGLNRSARPDVFDKGLIVTGSAGRSAPALAQHGFYFALALTFEAQRLFEHQREHVWRGIDGYFWKEGLWGKTLGIVGFGHTGREMASLGKAFGMRVIVYRRNGETVPDNVDVLLAADNGDTIDPLVNQSDVIMLATQLTDATYHLFDGPRFAQMKSSAFIINLARGAVIDTAALIDALNRGEIAGAGLDVFEEEPLPADSPLWDAPNLVLTPHMTPRMPDKTQRSINTIVENVRRYRACEPLLNAITPRDAFTRSPLLAPALGAELPSHEKENRP
- a CDS encoding ABC transporter substrate-binding protein, which codes for MTTMSSRVAALAVATLLLSTACGSGTTGGAPADGNLTIVVAVEPVSLDPCDTQDAANAVVLRSNVTESLTRIDPASGEVVPLLAESWVQKDPNTWTFTLRDGVTFHDGTPFDAEAAAASIRRVVDPELNCQNLDQFPYPLTVTAVDSTTLDITSETPDSILPVRISYADIGAPSTPADSKTTEPVGTGPFAFSDRVQGESVTLARYDGYWGEAPEANGVRYVYRAEPSVRAGMARTGEASLAVPISVQDATDDDRTREYSDNRVFFLRTPTEKAPFTDVRVRQAAAYAIDKDTIVGTLMQRSGQPTDQIVAASVNGFVEGYEGPGFDPERAKALLAEARADGVDVDAAFDLVTRPDLFPGSDEVIQYVHQNLQDVGFNVDILSLDTDAWLQLLRAPFPADQKPNIIAISHDNVTGDASFTFPKYMAGDGSNSTIRSPEIDTLLREAELAVGEDRARLYQEAATYQYNEIAGFVPLALQSKLLMLGPGVEYEPNGLTGVELRVSDITFAD
- a CDS encoding ABC transporter permease: MGTFLLRRLAASAVTVVGVVVIVFFLARITGNPANLYLPEGASPERYAQFNAQHGFDLPLWQQFLRFLGGAVRLDFGDSIWQQRPALQAAAEAMPPTLALAVIALAVSLVLAVPLGAIAARRKFKAVDKAITFSSLTSASVPDFWFALVGVLFLSIQLGLLPTSGAASPAAWVLPVATLTLAPLGVLVQVTRGAMIDSLASGYVQNARARGFTGNRLVYRHALRNAALPIITVAGDRAAGMVNGAIIVGTVFAFPGIGTLIVGAVLNRDFALIQASVFIVGIAVVLLNILVDLTYALADARVRIS
- a CDS encoding ABC transporter permease, with product MIPTQSAPAAAPGPATGGATTAGRSARRTYAADLKLLIRSASALASLIWLLALILIAAVFPLFITDAANHQDLALRFLPPFTVDHGLSFVLGADSLGRPILLQLIVGARTSLLVAACTVALSALVGTVIGIVSGYYGGWADTVLMRLADILHTVPSLLLALAVLYVLQPSITNLVLVLAVTRIPVYLRTARAQTLELRERVFVESSRSIGASDWRIMAKDITPMVTPTMRTLAMLEVANVILAAASLSFLGIGLQRPDVDWGMMVSDGRSYLSVAWWVTVFPGLTIVATALAANLLSNWLRAIEDPTQRGFFVKPAKRTTKTARS
- a CDS encoding ABC transporter ATP-binding protein is translated as MTAGTPALSVDDLRITFQTEKGEVEAVRGVSFTLAQGESLALLGESGSGKTVTGRSLLGLVDHPGRVSGSIRYQGEQIVGRSEEQLRQVRGVGMSMVFQDSLDSLNPVFSVGAQLTEILRVRRGASRQEARAEALRLMDAVGIPDPENRIRDYPHQFSGGMRQRICIAMAIALNPRLLIADEPTTALDVTVQAGILKLLRQLQKERLMSLIFVTHDLAVARLVADSVLVMYRGEIVERGVLEQVFAAPRHPYTKALLAAHPARARRWQDLRSLADDEIQQMPPSETDAVLTPAAAETILEQGAVHDPR
- a CDS encoding ATP-binding cassette domain-containing protein, translating into MTPADGPVLQVEGLVKEFTGGRGRGRTTVRAVNGVSFSLWAGECLAIVGESGSGKSTLARSVLRLVEPDAGSVLFRGKDLLALSPSEMRSQRRHLQMIFQDPYASLHPRRTVAQLISEPWVVHKDVFTDSPAERAARVLDLLRQVGLPESFADEYPSRLSGGQRQRVAIARAIGLNPQVLVLDEPVSALDVSIQAQIIKLLMTLREQLQLAYLFISHDLALVRLVADKVLVLYRGDVVEAGDTATIFADPQHEYTRTLLAASPTLDAPVGH
- a CDS encoding LacI family DNA-binding transcriptional regulator; the protein is MGNERSVPPPGTGRRPTIADVAALAGVSRAAVSKVFNNSGRISAPTAARIHEAADKLNWTPSTAAVALRRSRSRTVGLVLNRPGALEIGATSSLLISGLESVLAPAGYGLLLYLIDRTPEDEARAYRMMADERRVDGVILTDSRYGDGRFALMRSLGLPAVLIGTPDEGDPVPHMDSDPPGAGIDDAVAHLVQLGHRRIAYIGGPDDRVQARERRLMFEATMSTQGLRPIASIAADYTPENAAERTTVLLDGTDAQPTAIIYGSDPMAIAGISAARGRGVAVPEQLSVVGFDGLPIGAWIDPTLTTVQRDAVQRGRAVATKLLNLLGEDIEVQQVTRPHLLVRGSTGPAPTD
- a CDS encoding 1,4-dihydroxy-2-naphthoyl-CoA synthase, which codes for MNPFDPSKWEPVAGFDFTDITYHRAKADATVRVAFDRPEVRNAFRPHTVDELYQALDHARMDPTVGVVLLTGNGPSPKDGGWAFCSGGDQRIRGRSGYQYASGETADSVDVARAGRLHILEVQRLIRFMPKPVICLVNGWAAGGGHSLHVVCDLTLASREHARFKQTDADVGSFDGGFGSAYLARQVGQKFAREIFFLGEAYTAEQMHQMGAVNRVVDHADLETVALEWAATINGKSPQAQRMLKYAFNLLDDGLVGQQLFAGEATRLAYMTDEAVEGRDAFLEKRDPDWTPFPRYF
- a CDS encoding nitroreductase/quinone reductase family protein, producing MADPRPPWWLKPMNKVFMVAQKAGIPIFGKEGPLVLTVIGRTSGKPRSTPITPMYVDGKRYVVGGFPGADWVRNARANPNAVLTQGRRSEQVRMVEMSVEEARPLLYMFPDKVPTGVSFMKNAGLVTEGRPEEFEALAGRCAVFRFDTV
- a CDS encoding HAD family hydrolase; the encoded protein is MFDFSGTLFRLEEDPSWFAGISVDDREVDGHVQAELMRRLTAPTGRSVEMGPQEYHAWCNRDLAPHLHREAYLHVLRESGVADHHAESLYQRVIDPASWTPYPDTAQVLSTLAAHGIKTAVVSNIAFDIRPAFAAIGADKHVDEFVLSFEVGAVKPDSAIFTAALQRLGVAAADTVMVGDSDEADGGARAVGCGFALVDPLPTAERPDGLLRAVRDFGFEV